In Coregonus clupeaformis isolate EN_2021a unplaced genomic scaffold, ASM2061545v1 scaf0665, whole genome shotgun sequence, one genomic interval encodes:
- the LOC121549967 gene encoding putative nuclease HARBI1 isoform X1 yields the protein MANRGGRRDVLQTLDDRELLRRYRLDRAGIMFVVDLLRDAITSPTRRHNAITPEKKVITTLRYLATGKMQQCSSDDLGLSQSSVSRVITQTLTALSQPNIVTQFVSFPLDARTLHTHKRAFMDIAGFPGVVGVIDGTHVRIIAPSEDEAVFVNRKNFHSINVQIVFNAAWKILDIVAKWPGSTHDARMLSESGIRQLFERRYVPANCHLLGDSGYPCKPWLLTPYLQPRQGPQLNYNRAHKTTRAVVERGIGQLKRRFHVLHGEVRLRPEKVSKLIIACAILHNICKVRQIAEPLEDGDEDEDGDNDEDGGEEDIHIPQGNLAQSGLPYRANFTNLHFRQAVAPCHLRTCDGIKNYHSFTAHHLQLLNARHRTQSLNGLFFRCSILRR from the exons ATGGCCaacagaggaggcaggagagatgtcCTGCAAACACTGGATGACAGGGAATTATTGAGACGCTACAGATTGGATCGTGCAGGAATCATGTTTGTGGTGGATCTCCTTAGAGATGCAATTACTTCACCAACTCGACGCCACAACGCTATTACACCGGAGAAGAAAGTAATCACAACCCTGAGGTATTTGGCAACAGGGAAAATGCAACAATGCAGCAGTGATGACTTGGGTCTGTCCCAATCCTCCGTCAGCAGAGTCATCACCCAAACACTGACAGCTTTGTCACAACCTAATATTGTGACACAATTTGTTTCATTCCCGCTGGATGCCcgcactttacacacacataaaagggCATTTATGGACATTGCAGGATTCCCTGGCGTTGTGGGTGTAATTGATGGAACACATGTGAGAATAATTGCGCCATCAGAGGACGAGGCTGTCTTTGTTAACAGGAAGAATTTCCACAGCATCAATGTGCAAATAGTGTTCAATGCGGCCTGGAAGATTTTGGACATTGTGGCTAAATGGCCAGGCTCCACACATGATGCGAGAATGCTCTCCGAGAGTGGCATCAGACAGCTTTTTGAGAGACGCTATGTGCCAGCTAATTGCCACTTGTTAGGGGACAGTGGCTACCCATGCAAACCATGGCTCCTTACACCTTACCTCCAGCCACGCCAAGGGCCCCAACTAAACTATAACAG GGCCCACAAGACAACAAGAGCGGTGGTGGAGCGTGGCATAGGCCAGCTTAAGAGGCGCTTTCATGTTCTCCACGGAGAGGTGCGGCTGAGGCCTGAAAAAGTCAGCAAACTCATCATAGCCTGTGCAATATTACACAATATTTGCAAGGTTAGACAGATTGCAGAACCTCTGGAGGATggcgatgaggatgaggatggagaCAACGATGAGGATGGTGGTGAAGAAGATATTCACATTCCACAGGGGAACCTAGCCCAGAGTGGACTGCCTTACAGGGCAAACTTCACAAATTTACATTTCAGGCAAGCTGTAGCCCCATGTCATTTGAGAACTTGTGATGGTATTAAGAACTACCACAGTTTTACTGCACATCACCTGCAACTGTTAAATGCAAGACACAGAACACAATCTCTAAATGGTTTATTTTTTAGGTGTTCAATTTTAAGGCGGTAG
- the LOC121549967 gene encoding putative nuclease HARBI1 isoform X2, with translation MANRGGRRDVLQTLDDRELLRRYRLDRAGIMFVVDLLRDAITSPTRRHNAITPEKKVITTLRYLATGKMQQCSSDDLGLSQSSVSRVITQTLTALSQPNIVTQFVSFPLDARTLHTHKRAFMDIAGFPGVVGVIDGTHVRIIAPSEDEAVFVNRKNFHSINVQIVFNAAWKILDIVAKWPGSTHDARMLSESGIRQLFERRYVPANCHLLGDSGYPCKPWLLTPYLQPRQGPQLNYNRAHKTTRAVVERGIGQLKRRFHVLHGEVRLRPEKVSKLIIACAILHNICKVRQIAEPLEDGDEDEDGDNDEDGGEEDIHIPQGNLAQSGLPYRANFTNLHFRDADGAGAADGNGV, from the exons ATGGCCaacagaggaggcaggagagatgtcCTGCAAACACTGGATGACAGGGAATTATTGAGACGCTACAGATTGGATCGTGCAGGAATCATGTTTGTGGTGGATCTCCTTAGAGATGCAATTACTTCACCAACTCGACGCCACAACGCTATTACACCGGAGAAGAAAGTAATCACAACCCTGAGGTATTTGGCAACAGGGAAAATGCAACAATGCAGCAGTGATGACTTGGGTCTGTCCCAATCCTCCGTCAGCAGAGTCATCACCCAAACACTGACAGCTTTGTCACAACCTAATATTGTGACACAATTTGTTTCATTCCCGCTGGATGCCcgcactttacacacacataaaagggCATTTATGGACATTGCAGGATTCCCTGGCGTTGTGGGTGTAATTGATGGAACACATGTGAGAATAATTGCGCCATCAGAGGACGAGGCTGTCTTTGTTAACAGGAAGAATTTCCACAGCATCAATGTGCAAATAGTGTTCAATGCGGCCTGGAAGATTTTGGACATTGTGGCTAAATGGCCAGGCTCCACACATGATGCGAGAATGCTCTCCGAGAGTGGCATCAGACAGCTTTTTGAGAGACGCTATGTGCCAGCTAATTGCCACTTGTTAGGGGACAGTGGCTACCCATGCAAACCATGGCTCCTTACACCTTACCTCCAGCCACGCCAAGGGCCCCAACTAAACTATAACAG GGCCCACAAGACAACAAGAGCGGTGGTGGAGCGTGGCATAGGCCAGCTTAAGAGGCGCTTTCATGTTCTCCACGGAGAGGTGCGGCTGAGGCCTGAAAAAGTCAGCAAACTCATCATAGCCTGTGCAATATTACACAATATTTGCAAGGTTAGACAGATTGCAGAACCTCTGGAGGATggcgatgaggatgaggatggagaCAACGATGAGGATGGTGGTGAAGAAGATATTCACATTCCACAGGGGAACCTAGCCCAGAGTGGACTGCCTTACAGGGCAAACTTCACAAATTTACATTTCAG GGATGCTGACGGAGCAGGTGCTGCGGATGGGAATGGTGTTTGA